Proteins encoded within one genomic window of Halocatena marina:
- a CDS encoding xanthine dehydrogenase family protein molybdopterin-binding subunit — protein sequence MSGTGTDARPESHPDAGDEGETFTGTGLERIEDRRILTGEAQYIHDITPEDCLHMALLRTTHAHARIESIDTSAAENHPDCELVLTSEDLQAEYHPMPCGLKGFEEWSLAVDTVRFVGEPVAAVVATDRYVAEDIIDEIDVAYETLDPVVDPLDALEDETIIHDDIGTNVPDGEEFVFGAVDEAFSEADTVIEREYSWGRISGVPLETAGVVAEYDPDADSFHIDCNIQLHTLVDDTVYETLGYPPERVVLDVPADVGGSFGTKIAIHRYCSLAAMASQQLDGRPVKFVEDRVENLQGGDMHSTQREYSVRLACDDDGTIRGLDVQFVDDFGAWPRYPVNQTLKPLSVLTDSYDIQDVRYRYDLVMTNKTSQTAYRGFGVPPHLYAIEMIVDEAARELGIDPVSFRQQNLIEPDAMPYEIPSHNIYDSGDYPAALNHLRDHVEATERVDGGLLDPETIEAQRADGRYRGVSYTLHIEPGVSGSDWTDRQRSDREALATRDRDAVNELPEHLRAEITEDGTVRAFLAADSSGQGHQTLVTQLLADELEILPSDIEVEYLDSGAAPTVYGSAASRMAVMLSGATQGLGERMQSNLCQLAAEEWDLDLDTVSYRDGAVERIDTNERLALSDLVAIDVANRSEGERLTRARYDYDHPATTREAFDTALTAKYPVYPTAAFAVNAPIVEVDTKTGEVDILKFYTLRDCGTQLNPVIVEGQAHGGIAQGIGAALMEEFGYDESGQPQAVTFFDYLLPSIKNVPNIEMQHSETPSPFTATGAKGTGEGGMIDAPASIASSINQALEPLDVVADRIPMTPNRLRRRIREAEATNDQ from the coding sequence CTGATGCTCGTCCCGAGTCACATCCGGATGCGGGCGACGAAGGAGAGACGTTCACTGGCACCGGACTCGAACGGATCGAGGACCGTCGCATCCTCACTGGAGAGGCCCAGTACATCCACGACATCACGCCAGAGGACTGCCTCCACATGGCGCTATTGCGGACGACACACGCTCACGCGAGAATCGAATCGATCGATACGAGCGCTGCTGAGAATCACCCGGATTGTGAACTCGTCCTCACCAGCGAGGACCTGCAGGCCGAGTACCATCCAATGCCCTGTGGATTAAAGGGATTCGAAGAATGGTCACTCGCGGTCGATACGGTACGATTCGTCGGTGAGCCTGTGGCAGCCGTCGTTGCAACTGATCGGTACGTTGCCGAAGACATCATCGACGAGATCGACGTGGCGTATGAAACGCTCGATCCTGTCGTCGATCCCTTGGACGCTCTCGAAGACGAAACGATCATCCACGACGATATTGGAACGAACGTTCCCGACGGTGAGGAGTTCGTCTTCGGTGCTGTTGATGAGGCATTCTCTGAGGCCGACACCGTCATCGAACGGGAGTACTCGTGGGGGCGCATCTCGGGAGTCCCACTGGAGACAGCGGGCGTCGTTGCCGAGTACGACCCTGATGCCGATTCGTTCCACATCGACTGCAACATCCAACTGCACACGCTGGTTGATGACACCGTATATGAGACACTCGGGTACCCCCCAGAGCGAGTCGTGCTCGACGTGCCTGCAGATGTCGGTGGAAGTTTCGGAACGAAGATTGCTATCCACCGATACTGCAGCTTGGCAGCAATGGCCAGTCAGCAGCTCGACGGACGACCGGTGAAGTTCGTCGAAGACCGCGTCGAGAACCTGCAAGGAGGGGACATGCATTCGACCCAGCGCGAGTATTCGGTTCGGCTGGCGTGTGACGACGACGGGACCATTCGTGGGCTCGACGTACAATTCGTCGATGATTTCGGCGCGTGGCCGCGGTATCCAGTGAATCAGACACTCAAGCCACTCTCTGTACTCACAGACTCATACGATATTCAGGACGTTCGCTATCGCTACGATCTGGTGATGACGAACAAGACATCCCAGACGGCCTACCGTGGCTTCGGCGTTCCACCGCATCTGTACGCGATCGAGATGATCGTCGATGAAGCGGCTCGTGAGCTTGGCATCGATCCCGTCTCGTTCCGACAGCAGAATCTTATCGAGCCAGATGCGATGCCGTACGAGATCCCATCGCACAACATCTACGACTCGGGAGATTACCCAGCGGCACTCAATCATCTCCGCGACCACGTCGAAGCAACTGAGCGCGTTGATGGTGGCCTACTCGATCCCGAGACCATCGAAGCACAGCGTGCAGACGGGCGTTACAGAGGTGTCAGCTACACGCTTCACATCGAACCGGGTGTGAGTGGCTCCGACTGGACTGACCGTCAGCGAAGCGACCGGGAGGCGCTGGCAACGCGCGACCGCGATGCAGTGAATGAACTACCAGAGCATCTACGCGCGGAAATCACCGAAGATGGCACCGTTCGAGCGTTTCTCGCGGCTGACTCCTCGGGGCAGGGCCATCAGACGCTTGTCACACAGTTACTCGCCGACGAACTGGAGATCCTCCCGAGTGATATCGAGGTTGAGTACCTCGACAGTGGCGCTGCTCCGACGGTATACGGCAGCGCTGCCTCACGAATGGCGGTGATGCTCTCTGGTGCAACACAGGGACTCGGTGAGAGGATGCAGTCGAACCTTTGTCAGCTAGCGGCCGAGGAGTGGGATCTCGATCTCGATACGGTCAGCTATCGTGACGGTGCTGTCGAACGAATCGACACCAACGAACGCCTTGCGCTCTCTGATCTCGTTGCTATCGACGTTGCGAATCGCAGCGAGGGCGAGCGACTCACCCGTGCGAGGTACGACTACGACCATCCAGCGACAACACGCGAGGCGTTCGATACGGCACTGACAGCGAAATACCCAGTTTATCCGACGGCAGCGTTCGCGGTCAACGCACCAATCGTCGAAGTCGATACAAAGACCGGCGAAGTGGATATTCTGAAGTTCTACACGCTCCGTGACTGTGGCACCCAGCTGAATCCTGTCATTGTAGAGGGACAAGCCCACGGTGGGATTGCACAGGGAATCGGCGCTGCGCTCATGGAAGAGTTTGGCTACGATGAATCAGGACAGCCACAGGCAGTGACGTTCTTCGATTACCTCCTCCCCTCGATTAAGAACGTCCCCAACATCGAGATGCAACACTCCGAGACACCATCACCGTTCACTGCGACAGGCGCAAAAGGAACCGGCGAAGGGGGAATGATCGATGCTCCTGCTAGCATTGCCTCTTCGATCAATCAGGCCCTCGAACCGCTCGATGTCGTTGCCGACCGTATC